In one Lycium barbarum isolate Lr01 chromosome 7, ASM1917538v2, whole genome shotgun sequence genomic region, the following are encoded:
- the LOC132603538 gene encoding uncharacterized protein LOC132603538 isoform X1 gives MYTSYPLQTPLVGSHYVCCCCTVLILVSGYSFVVAFNVAIGGSKVLAFDFLKVVLVLLMQIFSLEAYLVEEIMTEINSQVKENSLILIKQGAEARVFESSFVGKRCIVKERFSKKYRHPTLDTKLTLKRLNAEARCMTKARRLGVLTPVLYAVDVVSHTLTFEYLEGSLVKDILLDFGSHGIVEERMNDIAFHIGSAMGKLHDGGLIHGDLTTSNMLIRKDTNRLVLIDFGLSFTSTLPEDKAVDLYVLERALLSMHSSCGNVMDRILAAYRKSSKQWSSTLNKFAEVRQRGRKRTMIG, from the exons ATGTATACATCCTACCCTcttcagaccccacttgtgggatcacactatgtatgttgttgttgtactgtTCTGATATTGGTGTCCGGGTATAGCTTTGTAGTTGCATTTAATGTAGCAATTGGAGGGTCTAAAGTTCTTGCTTTTGATTTCCTAAAAgtggttttagtgttgttgatgcAGATATTCTCTTTGGAAGCTTATCTTGTAGAGGAAATTATGACGGAAATCAATTCACAAGTAAAAGAAAACTCCTTAATTTTGATTAAGCAAGGTGCCGAGGCT AGAGtatttgagtcatcttttgtggGAAAGAGGTGTATAGTTAAGGAGCGGTTCTCAAAAAAATACAGGCATCCAACTTTGGACACAAAGCTCACTCTCAAACGCTTAAATGCG GAGGCCCGCTGTATGACTAAAGCTAGAAGGCTAGGGGTTTTAACTCCAGTTCTTTATGCTGTTGATGTTGTGTCGCACACATTGACATTTGAATATTTGGAAGGCTCTTTAGTCAAAGACATACTTCTCGATTTTGGATCACATGGTATAGTTGAAGAAAGAATGAATGACATAGCATTCCATATTGGTTCGGCAATGGGCAAGCTCCATGACGGTGGCCTTATTCATGGGGATTTGACCACATCAAATATGTTAATCCGCAAGGATACCAATCGATTG GTATTGATTGATTTTGGTCTGAGCTTTACATCAACCCTTCCAGAAGATAAAGCAGTAGATTTATATGTACTTGAACGAGCATTGCTTTCAATGCACTCTTCATGTGGAAATGTG ATGGATAGGATACTTGCTGCATATAGGAAATCCTCCAAACAATGGTCGTCAACTCTGAACAAGTTCGCCGAAG TGCGACAAAGAGGTAGAAAACGTACCATGATTGGATGA
- the LOC132603538 gene encoding uncharacterized protein LOC132603538 isoform X3, translating into MTEINSQVKENSLILIKQGAEARVFESSFVGKRCIVKERFSKKYRHPTLDTKLTLKRLNAEARCMTKARRLGVLTPVLYAVDVVSHTLTFEYLEGSLVKDILLDFGSHGIVEERMNDIAFHIGSAMGKLHDGGLIHGDLTTSNMLIRKDTNRLVLIDFGLSFTSTLPEDKAVDLYVLERALLSMHSSCGNVMDRILAAYRKSSKQWSSTLNKFAEVRQRGRKRTMIG; encoded by the exons ATGACGGAAATCAATTCACAAGTAAAAGAAAACTCCTTAATTTTGATTAAGCAAGGTGCCGAGGCT AGAGtatttgagtcatcttttgtggGAAAGAGGTGTATAGTTAAGGAGCGGTTCTCAAAAAAATACAGGCATCCAACTTTGGACACAAAGCTCACTCTCAAACGCTTAAATGCG GAGGCCCGCTGTATGACTAAAGCTAGAAGGCTAGGGGTTTTAACTCCAGTTCTTTATGCTGTTGATGTTGTGTCGCACACATTGACATTTGAATATTTGGAAGGCTCTTTAGTCAAAGACATACTTCTCGATTTTGGATCACATGGTATAGTTGAAGAAAGAATGAATGACATAGCATTCCATATTGGTTCGGCAATGGGCAAGCTCCATGACGGTGGCCTTATTCATGGGGATTTGACCACATCAAATATGTTAATCCGCAAGGATACCAATCGATTG GTATTGATTGATTTTGGTCTGAGCTTTACATCAACCCTTCCAGAAGATAAAGCAGTAGATTTATATGTACTTGAACGAGCATTGCTTTCAATGCACTCTTCATGTGGAAATGTG ATGGATAGGATACTTGCTGCATATAGGAAATCCTCCAAACAATGGTCGTCAACTCTGAACAAGTTCGCCGAAG TGCGACAAAGAGGTAGAAAACGTACCATGATTGGATGA
- the LOC132603538 gene encoding uncharacterized protein LOC132603538 isoform X2, with the protein MQIFSLEAYLVEEIMTEINSQVKENSLILIKQGAEARVFESSFVGKRCIVKERFSKKYRHPTLDTKLTLKRLNAEARCMTKARRLGVLTPVLYAVDVVSHTLTFEYLEGSLVKDILLDFGSHGIVEERMNDIAFHIGSAMGKLHDGGLIHGDLTTSNMLIRKDTNRLVLIDFGLSFTSTLPEDKAVDLYVLERALLSMHSSCGNVMDRILAAYRKSSKQWSSTLNKFAEVRQRGRKRTMIG; encoded by the exons atgcAGATATTCTCTTTGGAAGCTTATCTTGTAGAGGAAATTATGACGGAAATCAATTCACAAGTAAAAGAAAACTCCTTAATTTTGATTAAGCAAGGTGCCGAGGCT AGAGtatttgagtcatcttttgtggGAAAGAGGTGTATAGTTAAGGAGCGGTTCTCAAAAAAATACAGGCATCCAACTTTGGACACAAAGCTCACTCTCAAACGCTTAAATGCG GAGGCCCGCTGTATGACTAAAGCTAGAAGGCTAGGGGTTTTAACTCCAGTTCTTTATGCTGTTGATGTTGTGTCGCACACATTGACATTTGAATATTTGGAAGGCTCTTTAGTCAAAGACATACTTCTCGATTTTGGATCACATGGTATAGTTGAAGAAAGAATGAATGACATAGCATTCCATATTGGTTCGGCAATGGGCAAGCTCCATGACGGTGGCCTTATTCATGGGGATTTGACCACATCAAATATGTTAATCCGCAAGGATACCAATCGATTG GTATTGATTGATTTTGGTCTGAGCTTTACATCAACCCTTCCAGAAGATAAAGCAGTAGATTTATATGTACTTGAACGAGCATTGCTTTCAATGCACTCTTCATGTGGAAATGTG ATGGATAGGATACTTGCTGCATATAGGAAATCCTCCAAACAATGGTCGTCAACTCTGAACAAGTTCGCCGAAG TGCGACAAAGAGGTAGAAAACGTACCATGATTGGATGA